In one Arachis duranensis cultivar V14167 chromosome 9, aradu.V14167.gnm2.J7QH, whole genome shotgun sequence genomic region, the following are encoded:
- the LOC107465265 gene encoding importin subunit alpha-2 — MSYRPTGNSRTDVRRSRYKVAVDAEEGRRRREDTMVEIRKNRREESLQKKRREGLQAQQIPASAQSTVLEKKLEHLPTMVAGVYSDDNSLQLEATTQFRKLLSIERCPPIEEVIQAGVVSRFVEFLSRDDFPQLQFEAAWALTNIASGTSENTKVVIDHGAVPIFVRLLASPSDDVREQAVWALGNVAGDSPRCRDLVLSHGALLPLLAQLNEHAKLSMLRNATWTLSNFCRGKPQPPFDQVKPALPALASLIHSNDEEVLTDACWALSYLSDGTNDKIQAVIEAGVCPRLVELLMHPSPSVLIPALRTVGNIVTGDDMQTQVIINHQALPCLLNLLSNTYKKSIKKEACWTISNITAGNKQQIQAVIESNIIGPLVSLLQNAEFDIKKEAAWAISNATSGGSHEQIKYLVSQGCIKPLCDLLICPDPRIVTVCLEGLENILKVGEADKNMGNTGDVNLYAQMIDDAEGLEKIENLQSHDNTEIYEKAVKILETYWLEEDDETMPPGDGSQAGFNFGGSDGPAVPPGGFNF, encoded by the exons ATGTCGTATCGCCCAACCGGAAACTCAAGGACCGATGTCCGCCGGAGCCGCTACAAGGTGGCTGTCGACGCCGAGGAGGGTCGCCGGCGGCGAGAAGACACCATGGTGGAGATCAGGAAGAACCGAAGGGAAGAGAGCTTACAGAAGAAGCGGCGCGAGGGTCTCCAAGCACAGCAGATTCCCGCTTCGGCACAATCCACTGTGCTAGAGAAGAAG TTGGAACACCTACCTACGATGGTTGCAGGTGTTTATTCTGATGATAATAGCCTTCAGCTGGAAGCAACTACTCAGTTCCGGAAGTTGCTTTCGATTG AGCGCTGTCCGCCGATTGAGGAGGTTATACAGGCTGGTGTCGTTTCTCGCTTTGTTGAATTTCTTTCGAGGGATGATTTCCCCCAGTTGCAG TTCGAGGCAGCTTGGGCTTTGACAAATATAGCTTCTGGAACATCTGAAAACACCAAGGTGGTAATTGATCATGGGGCTGTCCCCATTTTTGTAAGGCTCCTTGCTTCACCCAGTGACGACGTCCGTGAACAG GCAGTGTGGGCATTAGGAAATGTTGCTGGGGATTCTCCCAGATGCCGTGATCTTGTACTCAGTCATGGTGCTCTGCTTCCTCTGTTGGCGCAATTGAATGAACATGCCAAACTTTCCATGCTTAGGAATGCTACCTGGACACTTTCAAACTTCTGCAGGGGCAAGCCACAGCCTCCTTTTGATCAG GTTAAACCTGCACTTCCTGCCCTTGCTAGTCTTATCCATTCAAATGATGAAGAAGTCTTGACCGATGCTTGTTGGGCACTTTCATATCTTTCTGATGGTACAAACGACAAAATTCAAGCTGTAATTGAAGCTGGTGTCTGTCCCCGGCTAGTTGAACTTTTAAT GCACCCATCCCCTTCAGTTCTAATTCCTGCTCTTCGTACTGTTGGAAATATTGTCACTGGAGATGATATGCAAACTCAG GTTATCATCAACCATCAAGCACTTCCTTGCCTTCTTAATTTGTTGTCTAATACTTATAAAAAAAGCATCAAGAAGGAAGCTTGTTGGACCATATCAAACATCACAGCTGGTAATAAACAGCAGATTCAG GCCGTAATTGAGTCTAATATAATTGGTCCTTTGGTCAGCCTGCTTCAAAATGCTGAGTTTGACATCAAGAAAGAGGCGGCTTGGGCTATATCAAATGCTACATCTGGTGGATCTCACGAACAAATCAA GTACCTGGTAAGCCAGGGGTGCATCAAGCCCTTGTGTGATCTTCTCATCTGTCCAGATCCTAGAATTGTGACAGTTTGTCTGGAAGGACTTGAAAACATCTTGAAGGTGGGTGAAGCTGATAAAAATATGGGCAATACTGGTGATGTGAATCTGTATGCCCAAATGATTGACGATGCTGAGGGTTTGGAGAAAATTGAGAACCTCCAGAGTCATGATAACACAGAGATCTATGAAAAGGCAGTGAAGATTCTTGAAACATACTGGTTGGAGGAAGATGACGAGACTATGCCTCCAGGGGATGGTTCCCAAGCAGGGTTCAACTTTGGTGGCTCTGATGGTCCTGCTGTGCCACCTGGTGGATTCAACTTTTAA
- the LOC107465257 gene encoding uncharacterized protein LOC107465257 has protein sequence MGGLFFLYGQGGCGKTFLWSTISCSIRSKGGIVLNVASCGIVVLLLPNGRTSLSRFKISLAINKDSLCSIKQGSPLARLISKAKLIIWDEDEAPIISKYCYETLDKCLRDILRCSDSYNAHLPFGGKVIVLRGDFRQILPMIPRGSRQDIIQSSINSSYLWHNYKVLKLIKNMRLSLGENNNIQELRNFAEWLLKIGDDLVGDTTDGESIVHIPSDILIKNSETALDDLINFVYPDMLSNLSVENYFKDRAILAPTLDCVTDVNNKMTAGLLGQERVYLSSDSVCAEEGNIITAR, from the coding sequence ATGGGTGGACTTTTCTTCTTATATGGTCAAGGTGGTTGTGGAAAAACATTCTTATGGTCAACTATATCATGCTCAATTAGGTCTAAAGGAGGTATAGTTTTAAATGTTGCTTCTTGTGGGATTGTTGTACTTTTGTTGCCTAATGGAAGAACTTCACTTTCAAGGTTTAAAATTTCTTTGGCCATAAATAAGGATTCTTTGTGTAGCATTAAACAGGGAAGTCCTCTTGCAAGGTTAATATCTAAGGCCAAATTAATCATATGGGATGAAGATGAAGCTCCAATAATAAGTAAGTATTGTTACGAAACTTTAGACAAATGTCTAAGAGACATCTTAAGGTGCTCAGATTCGTATAATGCTCATTTGCCATTTGGAGGTAAAGTTATTGTTCTTAGAGgagattttagacaaatttTACCTATGATTCCCAGAGGCTCAAGGCAAGATATAATTCAGTCTTCTATTAATTCTTCATATTTGTGGCATAACTATAAGGTTTTGAAGCTTATAAAAAACATGAGATTGTCACTAGGTGAAAATAACAACATACAAGAACTCAGAAATTTTGCagaatggctactcaaaattgGTGATGATTTAGTTGGTGATACAACAGATGGTGAATCGATCGTTCATATACCATCTGACATTTTGATTAAGAACTCTGAGACAGCTTTGGATGACCTCATTAATTTCGTGTATCCAGATATGTTATCCAATTTATCCGTTGAAAATTATTTCAAGGATAGAGCAATTCTTGCACCAACTTTGGATTGTGTCACTGATGTCAACAACAAGATGACTGCAGGGTTACTTGGACAAGAAAGAGTCTACTTAAGTTCAGACTCTGTGTGTGCTGAAGAGGGAAATATTATAACTGCACGATGA